One window from the genome of Pyrus communis chromosome 16, drPyrComm1.1, whole genome shotgun sequence encodes:
- the LOC137720773 gene encoding ABC transporter C family member 10, whose protein sequence is MMEDLWNAFCGESGLSDEAGRAFTLTLQSVFHPSSCINHVSIIGFDILLLAMLLFIMFQKSSSKSLHIPARYQGFSGLQIASAVVNGCLGIVYLGLGVWILEESLRITGTALPLNWWLLSLFQGFTWLVVGLTVSIRGRKLPRKPSRLLSILAFLFSGVVCAASLFAAIFRKELSVKTVLDILSFPGATLLLLCVYKGSKYGDGDESITATGLYTPLNGEPNGGICKSDHVTPFSKAGFFNKATIWWLNSLMKKGREKTLEEEDIPKLREEDRAESCYLQYLEQLNKQKQIESSSQPSVLRTIVMCHWKDILLSGFFALLKVLTVSACPLVLNSFILVAEGKGSFKYEGYALAAALFLSKITESISQRQWYLRSRLIGVKIKSLLTSAIYKKQLRLSNAAKLTHSGGEIMNYVTVDAYRIGEFPYWFHQTWTTSLQLCLALVILFRAVGLATIAALVVIVLTVICNAPLAKLQHKFQSKLMVAQDERLKASSEALVNMKVLKLYAWETHFKKAIERLRKEEHKWLSAVQYRKAYNTYLFWSSPVLVSAATFGACYFLKVPLHANNVFTFVATLRLVQDPIRLIPEVIGVVIQAKVAFERVVKFLEAPELQTSNVQKRNMENVSHSIVIKSADFSWVENISKPTLRNINLEVSPGEKVAICGEVGSGKSSLLAAILGEIPNVRGNIQVFGKTAYVSQTAWIQTGTIQENILFGSLMDTERYRETLERCSLVKDLELLPYGDLTEIGERGVNLSGGQKQRIQLARALYQNADIYLLDDPFSAVDAHTATNLFNEYVMEALSGKTVLLVTHQVDFLPAFDSVLLMLDGEILQAAPYHHLLASSQEFQDLVNAHKETAGSERLADATAAQTGISSREIKKTYVEKQLKPERGDQLIKREERETGELGVKPFILYLKQKNGFLYFSVAVLLHLIFVMSQIGQNSWMAANVDNPNVSTLRLIVVYLLIGFCATFVLLFRSILTVILGLEASQSLFSQLLSSLFRAPMSFYDSTPLGRILSRVSSDLSIVDLDIPFNLIFACGATMNAYSNLGVLAVVTWQVLFVSIPMIYVAISLQKYYFSTGKELMRINGTTKSLVANHVAESVSGAITIRAFHEEERFLEKNFDLIDTNASPYFHSFAANEWLILRLEFISATVLSSAALCMTLLPPGTFSAGFIGMALSYGLSLNVSLMFSIQNQCSIANYIISVERLNQYTNIPSEAPEVVEGNRPPTNWPTVGKVEIQNLQIRYRPDTPLVLRGISCIFEGGHKIGIVGRTGSGKSTLIGALFRLVEPAGGKIIVDGIDISTIGLHDLRSRFGIIPQDPTLFNGTVRYNLDPLSQHSDDEIWEVLGKCQLREPVQEKESGLDSLVVEDGSNWSMGQRQLFCLGRALLRRSRVLVLDEATASIDNATDTILQKTIRTEFADCTVITVAHRIPTVMDCSMVLAISDGQIVEYDEPMNLMRREGSLFGQLVKEYWSHLQSAESH, encoded by the exons ATGATGGAGGATTTGTGGAATGCGTTTTGTGGGGAATCCGGTCTTTCGGATGAAGCTGGAAGGGCATTCACTTTAACTCTTCAGTCTGTGTTTCATCCTTCTTCATGCATCAATCATGTGTCGATAATTGGGTTTGACATTTTGCTTCTAGCAATGCTCTTGTTCATCATGTTTCAAAAGTCCTCGTCGAAATCACTTCACATTCCAGCCCGATATCAAGGCTTTTCGGGTTTGCAGATAGCCTCTGCGGTTGTCAATGGCTGCCTTGGAATCGTGTACTTGGGGTTGGGAGTCTGGATTCTGGAAGAGAGCCTGAGGATTACTGGTACTGCTTTGCCTTTGAATTGGTGGCTACTTTCGTTGTTTCAAGGGTTCACATGGTTGGTAGTTGGTTTAACTGTAAGCATCCGCGGAAGAAAGCTTCCAAGGAAGCCGTCAAGATTGTTGTCTATCcttgcattcttgttttctggAGTCGTCTGCGCTGCATCGCTCTTTGCTGCCATTTTCAGAAAAGAATTGTCAGTAAAGACTGTATTAGATATATTGTCTTTCCCAGGAGCAACATTGTTGTTGTTATGTGTGTATAAGGGGAGTAAATATGGAGATGGTGACGAGAGCATCACCGCAACTGGCCTTTATACGCCTCTGAATGGTGAGCCCAACGGGGGCATCTGTAAAAGTGATCATGTTACGCCGTTTAGCAAAGCTGGATTTTTCAATAAGGCCACAATCTGGTGGCTGAACTCACTGATGAAAAAGGGTAGGGAGAAAACGCTAGAGGAAGAAGATATACCCAAGCTGCGTGAGGAAGATCGAGCAGAAAGTTGCTATTTGCAGTACTTGGAGCAGTTGAACAAACAGAAACAAATCGAATCTTCTTCTCAACCTTCAGTACTAAGAACAATAGTCATGTGCCACTGGAAAGACATTTTACTGTCTGGCTTCTTTGCTTTGCTAAAGGTACTCACCGTCTCTGCTTGTCCACTGGTTCTTAACTCCTTCATATTGGTTGCCGAGGGAAAAGGAAGCTTCAAATACGAAGGTTATGCGTTAGCCGCAGCACTTTTCCTTTCAAAGATCACGGAATCCATTTCACAACGGCAGTGGTACTTACGATCCAGGCTTATTGGTGTGAAAATCAAGTCTTTACTCACATCGGCCATTTACAAGAAGCAATTGAGATTATCGAATGCTGCTAAGTTGACACACTCAGGCGGGGAGATAATGAATTATGTTACAGTGGATGCTTATAGGATCGGAGAGTTCCCATATTGGTTCCACCAAACTTGGACGACTAGCCTCCAGCTCTGTCTTGCGTTGGTGATTCTTTTCCGTGCAGTTGGCCTGGCTACAATTGCAGCGTTGGTGGTGATAGTTTTGACAGTGATTTGCAATGCTCCACTTGCCAAGTTACAACATAAGTTTCAGTCTAAGCTTATGGTGGCACAAGACGAAAGACTGAAGGCTAGTTCCGAGGCTCTTGTGAACATGAAGGTGTTGAAGTTATATGCATGGGAAACTCATTTCAAGAAAGCGATAGAGAGGTTAAGGAAGGAGGAGCACAAATGGTTATCTGCAGTGCAGTATAGAAAAGCATATAATACCTATCTCTTTTGGTCGTCCCCTGTTTTGGTGTCCGCTGCAACCTTTGGGGCATGTTATTTTCTCAAGGTTCCGTTGCATGCAAACAATGTTTTTACATTCGTAGCAACTTTACGCCTTGTTCAGGATCCCATTAGATTGATTCCTGAGGTTATTGGGGTTGTCATTCAAGCGAAGGTTGCATTTGAACGTGTTGTGAAATTCCTTGAGGCACCAGAACTGCAGACTTCAAATGTCCAGAAGAGGAACATGGAGAATGTATCCCACTCCATTGTCATTAAGTCGGCTGATTTTTCATGGGTGGAGAATATTTCGAAGCCCACTCTGAGAAACATAAACTTAGAGGTTAGTCCTGGTGAAAAGGTTGCTATATGTGGAGAAGTCGGCTCAGGCAAATCAAGCCTTTTAGCTGCAATTCTTGGGGAAATTCCAAATGTTCGAGGAAAT ATTCAAGTTTTTGGGAAGACTGCATATGTTTCTCAAACAGCATGGATTCAGACAGGGACGAtccaagaaaatattttgtttgGTTCTCTTATGGATACTGAAAGATACCGAGAAACACTGGAGAGGTGTTCACTCGTAAAGGACCTTGAGCTGCTTCCCTATGGCGACCTTACTGAAATAGGGGAGAGAGGGGTCAATCTGAGCGGTGGTCAGAAGCAGCGAATCCAACTTGCCCGTGCTCTCTATCAGAATGCTGATATATATCTCTTGGATGATCCATTCAGTGCTGTTGATGCACATACTGCTACAAACTTATTCAAT GAATATGTTATGGAAGCACTTTCAGGGAAGACGGTTTTACTTGTGACCCATCAAGTTGATTTCCTGCCTGCATTTGATTCTGTTTTG TTGATGTTAGATGGGGAAATCCTACAAGCAGCTCCTTATCACCATCTATTGGCCTCAAGCCAAGAATTTCAGGATCTTGTGAATGCACACAAAGAAACTGCTGGTTCTGAAAGGCTTGCAGATGCCACTGCGGCCCAAACTGGAATATCGTCCAGAGAGATTAAGAAGACATATGTAGAAAAGCAACTCAAACCAGAAAGAGGTGACCAATTGATTAAacgagaagagagagaaacaggAGAACTAGGTGTGAAGCCGTTCATACTGTATTTGAAGCAGAAGAATGGATTCTTGTACTTCTCAGTGGCGGTTCTTTTACACTTAATTTTCGTTATGAGTCAGATAGGGCAGAACTCTTGGATGGCTGCTAACGTTGACAATCCCAATGTTAGCACATTGCGATTGATTGTGGTTTACTTGTTGATTGGATTTTGCgcaacatttgttttactgttCAGATCTATTTTAACAGTTATTTTGGGTCTTGAGGCATCTCAGTCTTTGTTCTCACAGCTACTGAGTTCCCTTTTCCGTGCACCCATGTCTTTTTATGACTCAACACCTCTGGGAAGGATACTTAGTCGG gtTTCATCTGATCTGAGCATTGTAGATCTTGATATTCCGTTCAACCTAATCTTTGCGTGTGGGGCTACTATGAACGCTTATTCCAATCTAGGAGTACTGGCTGTTGTTACCTGGCAAGTCCTGTTTGTCTCCATACCGATGATCTATGTGGCAATTTCCCTACAG AAATACTACTTTTCGACTGGAAAAGAGTTGATGCGAATCAATGGCACAACTAAGTCCCTTGTAGCGAACCATGTAGCAGAGTCGGTGTCAGGAGCGATTACAATAAGAGCTTTCCATGAAGAAGAGCGGTTCTTGGAGAAGAACTTTGATCTCATTGACACAAATGCTAGTCCTTATTTCCACAGTTTTGCAGCGAATGAATGGTTGATCCTACGGCTAGAATTTATAAGCGCAACCGTTCTTTCTTCTGCAGCACTCTgtatgactttgcttcctcctGGAACTTTCAGCGCTG GATTCATCGGAATGGCACTTTCTTATGGTCTTTCATTGAACGTTTCCTTGATGTTTTCAATTCAGAACCAGTGCAGCATCGCAAATTACATTATTTCTGTTGAAAGACTAAATCAGTACACGAATATACCGAGTGAAGCCCCTGAAGTAGTAGAAGGAAACCGTCCTCCAACCAATTGGCCCACTGTAGGTAAAGTGGAGATACAAAATTTGCAG ATCAGATATAGGCCCGATACACCACTCGTTCTTCGTGGGATCAGTTGCATTTTTGAAGGAGGACACAAGATTGGTATTGTTGGTCGTACAGGCAGTGGAAAGTCTACTCTCATAGGTGCTCTATTTCGTTTAGTAGAGCCAGCGGGAGGGAAGATTATAGTTGATGGCATTGACATCTCTACAATCGGATTGCATGATCTAAGGTCGCGTTTTGGAATAATACCTCAAGATCCTACCCTTTTCAACGGAACTGTGAGATACAACTTGGATCCCTTGTCTCAACATTCAGATGACGAAATATGGGAG GTTCTTGGGAAGTGTCAGCTTCGAGAGCCTGTTCAGGAGAAGGAAAGCGGCTTAGACTCCTTAG TTGTGGAAGATGGATCAAACTGGAGCATGGGACAAAGGCAATTGTTCTGTTTGGGGCGTGCCCTTTTGAGAAGAAGTCGGGTACTGGTGCTTGATGAAGCAACCGCATCAATTGATAATGCCACTGATACGATTCTTCAGAAAACTATCCGAACTGAATTTGCAGACTGCACTGTGATCACGGTAGCTCACAGGATACCGACTGTGATGGATTGTTCAATGGTTCTTGCCATCAGTGACG